AATGCTTTGGGCAAGCGTATTTTCGAAAACGTGTCGCAAGAGGCGTGGGACGCTTGGACGCGCCACCAAACCATGCTGATCAACGAAAACCGTCTCAGCCTTGCCGACCCGCGCGCGCGCGAATATTTGGCGCAGCAGATGGAAAACTATTTCTTCGGCGACGGTGCCGACCAAGTGCAGGGTTATGTGCCGCAGGAATAAAGGCTGCATGGCAAACAGGCCGTCTGAAACGTTTCAGACGGCCTGTTTGCCGTTTGGCGCCGGCTGTCGGAAGAATCAGGTTGAGACCTTTGCAAAAAAGCCGTTTTAACCCTGAATTTATTTGTATTTCGTCATACCCGGGCTTGACGCAAGTGTTTTAAGGTGCCTAAAAGAATTTTGCAAAGGCTCAGACTGTAATCCAAGGTTATTGAACCGACGTCAACTTTTTTCAGACGGCCTAAATTATAATCGCATCATTTCTTCTGATTGATTTTCCGTTATGTCTGTACGCAACTGGCTGGCCGCAGCCCGTTTACGCACCCTGCCGCTGGCCGCCGCTTCGGTATTGTGCGGCATGCTCACCGCCGCGCTGCAACACCGGGGCAACTTAACCGTGTCGGCCCTGTGCCTGCTCACCGCCCTGTCGCTGCAAATCCTCAGCAATCTGGCCAACGATTACGGCGATGCCTGCAACGGGGCCGACACGTTGGCACGCAAAGGCCCCGCACGCATGGTCAGTTCCGGCCGCATCAGCCCGGCGGCTATGGCGCGCGGGGTGAAGCTGACGGCAGCGGTTTCGTGCCTGCTCGGCATCGCCCTGCTCTGCTCCGCCCTGCCCGCGATTTCGGCCGCCGAACCGCAAAGCTGGCTGCTGTGGCTGTTGCTCGGCGCGGCTTCCGTGGCCGCCGCTTTTGCCTACACCGCCGGCAAAAAGCCCTACGGCTATATCGGGCTGGGCGACTTGGCGGTGTTGGTGTTTTTCGGCTGGCTGGGCGTGCTGGGCACGGAATACCTGCACACAGGCCGTCTGAACGCCGCCTCGTGGCTGCCTGCTACGGCATTGGGTTTGTGGTGCGCGATGGTGTTGAATATCAACAATATGCGCGACATCGCCTCCGACCGGCTGGCCGGCAAAACCACCGTTGCCGTACGCTTGGGGCTGCCGCGTGCCAAAATCTACCATACCGTGCTGCTGCTGGTGGCGGCGGCGGCATGGGCGCTGTGGCTGCCGCTGCATTTTGGCGGCGGCCTGTTTCTTTTATGCGCCGCATTGCTGGCGGCTTCGGCCATCCACTTGTATTTGCTGAAAAAAGCCCAATTTTCTGCCGAGTTGGACAAGCTCCTGCCGCAATGGAGCATCACGGTTTTGCTGTGGATATTGCTGTTATGGCTGAATGCGCCGCTTTAGGCGCAACCTTGTTTGGCAGACAGCGCAGCCCGGCAACGGCCACACGCCAACCGTTCGTAATAATTTCCAGCAAAAATCTTTGATTTGCTGTTAAAATCCGTTTCCTTAATCATTTTCACACCACAATAGGACAAACGCCATGCAAAACGACGTTTACGACTACACCCAAACCGCCGGCGCGGTGCAGAAAAATACCGTATTGCGCAAAACCTACGGCCTGCTCGGCATTTCATTCATTCCCTGCGCCATCGGTGCGTTTCTCAGCAGCCAGGCCGGCATCAACCTGTATGCCATGTTCGGCAACCGCTGGATTGCGTTCGGCGTGGTGCTGGCCTTTTTCTACGGTATGTGTTTCTTAATCGAGAAAAACCGCTACAGCAACACCGGCGCGGCACTGCTGATGGCGTTCACTTTCGGCATGGGCGTGCTGATCAGCCCGCTGCTGCAATACAGCCTCAGCTTCAGCAACGGCGCGCAAATCGTCGGCCTTGCCGCCGCCATGACCGCAGCCGTGTTCTTCACCATGGCCGCCGTGGCGCGCCGCACCAAAGCCGATATGAACAGCCTCGGCCGCTTCCTGCTGGTGGGCGCGGTGGTGCTGATGGTGGGCGTGGTGGCCAATATGTTCCTGCAAATACCCGCGTTTTCACTCGCCCTTTCTGCCGCTTTCGTGATTTTCAGCTCGCTGATGATTATGTGGCAGATCCGCACCGTTATCGACGGCGGCGAAACCAGCCACATCAGTGCCGCGTTAACCATCTTTATCTCTATCTATAATATTTTCAGCAGCCTGCTGAACATTCTGCTCTCTTTGGGCGGCGAAGATTGATTTAACGCACAAACAGCCGTAAAAGGCCGTCTGAAACGCATTCAGACGGCCTGAGCCCTTTGCAAAACCCCCGGATGCGGATGCAGTTCAAGGCGTAGCAGCGCAGCGAGTGCAGACATAACATGAAGTTAGGCAAGCGAGCGGGCAGCGCACAACGCAGAAATGCGCCGCAGATGGGGGTTTTGCAAAGGTCTCGGTCTTTTTCTTTGACATCCTCCCTGCCAGCCTTTATCCTGCCGACCATCTTGCCTGCATTGCACGCCCACCTGATTTCTTTGATATGACTACCCACGTTCTGCGCCGCGCCGTTTATGCCGGCAGTTTCGATCCGCCGACCAACGGCCATTTGTGGATGATACGCGAAGCACAAGCCCTGTTCGACGAGTTAATCGTGTCCATCGGCGTTAACCCCGACAAAAAAAGCACCTACACCGTGGCGGAACGGCAAGCCATGCTCGAAGCCATTTCCAGCGAATTTCCCAACGTGCGCATCACCTCGTTTGAAAACCAGTTTCTGGTCAACTATGCCCACAGCGTCGGCGCCAAATTCATCGTGCGCGGCATACGCACGGCTTCCGACTACGAATACGAGCGCACCATACGCTATATCAATTCCGACCTTCACCCCAATATCGCCACGGTGTTTCTGATGCCGCCGCGCGAATTCGCCGAAGTTTCCTCCACCATGGTGAAAGGCATGGTCGGCCCCGACGGCTGGCGCGACATGATACGCCGCTATGTGCCCGTGGCGGTGTACGACAAAATCCTGCAAGACAACCAAAGCACTTAACCCGCCTTTTGCCAAACGGCAGCGGCCGTCTGAATATACTTTCAGACGGCCGCTGCCGTTTTGCCCGAACCGTTTCCGCGCACTTGCCAAGCTGCCTAAAACATCATAAGGTTACACCAAACTACAAACAGCCGCCTATGGTGAACCCACTTACTCCGTTACCGCGCTGCTGCGCCTTGCCGTGCTATTCGCACTCTCTGCGGCTTGCCGCCTTGTACCGGAGTAATTGGGTTCACGATAACGGCAACCGCAAAGGAAGAAAATAAAAATGCCCCGACAACTCACCCAGCAACTTGGGCGGGAAGTGGCCGAAACCATGCTCGCCGGTTTCAACAAACACTACCGCCTTTTCCGAGAAGTTACCGAGCGCGCCAAAGAGCTTTTCGAGCAGAAAAACTGGCGCGGCATTCAAGATTTGGTGGCCGAGCGCATCCAGATGTATGACCAGCGTGTGCGCGAAGCCGTCGATGCCCTGCGCAGCGAACACGCCGCCACCGCCTTAAGCGACGATGTATGGGCGGCGGCCAAAACCGAATACATCGCCCTGCTCGTCAACCACAAACAACCCGAGCTGGCGGAAACCTTTTTCAACTCGGTTTCCACCAAACTCTTGGCCAAAGAATATTTCAACAACCAGTTTATCTTCGTCAAACCCTCCACCAGCACCGAATACATCGACTCCAATCCGCCCACGTTCCGCTCGTTTTATCCCGAAACGCAAGGGCTGCGCGGCTGCCTGCGCAACATACTGCGCCACTTCGGCTGGAACGTGCCGTTTGCCGATCTCAACCGCGACATCGGCAATATCCTGCGCGCCGCCCGCCGGCACTTTCAGGCCGAATGGCCGCCGCAGGAAATGAACCTGCACGTGCGCGTGCTCAACTCACCGTTTTACCGCAACAAAGGCGCCTACATTTTCGGGCAGATTGTCAACGGCGCCGTGCGCCACCCGTTTGCACTGGCCGTGCTGCACGACGAAGCCTCAGGCCGTCTGAAAGTGGATGCCGCCCTGTTTGAAGCCCAGCAGATTGCCGTGCTGTTTTCATTCGCCCGCGCCTATTTTCTGGTGGACATGCCCGTGCCCAGCGGCTACATCCGCTTTCTGCACGATATGCTGCCGATGCGCGCACCCGGCGACCTCTACACCATGGTCGGCCTGCAAAAACAAGGCAAAAACATCTGGTGGCGCGAGTTTGCCCAACACCTCGAATACTCGCACGACAAATTCATCCTCGCCCCCGGCGTGAAAGGGCTGGTGATGAGCGTGTTTACGCTGCCGTCGTTTCCCTATGTGTTTAAAGTGATTAAAGACAAATTCGGCCCCAACAAAGATTTCGACCGCGAATACGTGCGCCAAAAATACCTGCTGGTGAAAAAACACGACCGCGTCGGGCGCATGGCCGACACGCTCGAATTTTCCAACGTCGCCCTGCCCAAATCGCGCTGCGACGAAGAGTTTCTCAACGAAATGCGCACGCTCGCGCCGAGCCAGTTTGAAGAAAACGAAGAATGGGCGATTATCAAACACGTTTACGTCGAATACCGCCTCAAACCGCTCAACCTCTTTATGCAGCGTGCCAAACCCGCCGACAAAGCCGCCGCCGTTATCGACTACGGCTACGCGCTCAAAGAGCTGGCCTCGGCCAACATCTTTCCCGGCGACATGCTCTATAAAAACTTCGGCATGACCCGTTTCGGCCGCGTGATTTTCTACGACTACGACGAAATCGAATACATGACCGACTGCAACTTCCGCAAAATCCCGCCCGCGCCCAACCCCGAATACGAAATGTCGGGCGAAGTTTGGTATCCCGTCAACAAAGGCGACGTTTTCCCCGAAGAATTCGGCCCGTTCCTGCTCGGCGAACCCGACGTGCGGCAGGTATTCCTGCAACACCACAAAGACCTGCTCACCCCCGAATTCTGGCAGGGTAAAAAAGAGCGGCTGCAACAGGGGCTGTATGACGACTTCTTCCCCTACCCGCAATCCGTCCGCTTCACCCCCGACCAAACCGCCGCCGGGCTGGCGGGCGATGCCGATGCCTAACCCTCAAACAAAGGCAACACGCACAAAAAGGCCGTCTGAAAACTTTTCAGACGGCCTGAGACCTTTGCAAAATTCATTTAGGCCGTCTGAAATATTCAACCATCGTCATTCCCGCGTAGGCGGGAATCCAGTCGTTTTTTTGTAAGCTATTGAAATAAAATACTTAATGGTTTAAAGGCTGGATTCCCGCCTACGCGGGAATGACGAGGCACAAACCTTTTCAGGGTTGAATTGGTTTTTTTGCAAAGGTCTCGGCCTTTGTTTCCCTATTTCAAAAACTCAGCATTATTTGGCGGCCGACCCGGCATGCAGTTTTTTGGGCGGCCCGGTTGGCGCGGCGGATTTCGGCTGCGACGGACTTGGCTCCGTTTCTTGCGCTTTTCCAAAAGGCCTCAACGGCAAAGTTCAGTTCGCACTTTGCGCCGGCGCGCGGATAGCCGGACAAACGGGAAGTATTCGTAAGGTATCCTTTACGGGAATATCCGCTGAAACAATTTGTCAGGCCGGCATCATTCATGCAATATGGTTTCAGGCCGTCTGAAAATGAGCAGGGCTGAGTTTGGCACAGCGTAAGCAAGTAAAAAGAAGCAGATAAGGAGCGGAAAGTGGATTTGAAAAGACTGAAATATTTCTGCGCCGTGGTTGAGCACGGCA
The sequence above is a segment of the Neisseria dentiae genome. Coding sequences within it:
- the aceK gene encoding bifunctional isocitrate dehydrogenase kinase/phosphatase, whose protein sequence is MPRQLTQQLGREVAETMLAGFNKHYRLFREVTERAKELFEQKNWRGIQDLVAERIQMYDQRVREAVDALRSEHAATALSDDVWAAAKTEYIALLVNHKQPELAETFFNSVSTKLLAKEYFNNQFIFVKPSTSTEYIDSNPPTFRSFYPETQGLRGCLRNILRHFGWNVPFADLNRDIGNILRAARRHFQAEWPPQEMNLHVRVLNSPFYRNKGAYIFGQIVNGAVRHPFALAVLHDEASGRLKVDAALFEAQQIAVLFSFARAYFLVDMPVPSGYIRFLHDMLPMRAPGDLYTMVGLQKQGKNIWWREFAQHLEYSHDKFILAPGVKGLVMSVFTLPSFPYVFKVIKDKFGPNKDFDREYVRQKYLLVKKHDRVGRMADTLEFSNVALPKSRCDEEFLNEMRTLAPSQFEENEEWAIIKHVYVEYRLKPLNLFMQRAKPADKAAAVIDYGYALKELASANIFPGDMLYKNFGMTRFGRVIFYDYDEIEYMTDCNFRKIPPAPNPEYEMSGEVWYPVNKGDVFPEEFGPFLLGEPDVRQVFLQHHKDLLTPEFWQGKKERLQQGLYDDFFPYPQSVRFTPDQTAAGLAGDADA
- a CDS encoding Bax inhibitor-1/YccA family protein yields the protein MQNDVYDYTQTAGAVQKNTVLRKTYGLLGISFIPCAIGAFLSSQAGINLYAMFGNRWIAFGVVLAFFYGMCFLIEKNRYSNTGAALLMAFTFGMGVLISPLLQYSLSFSNGAQIVGLAAAMTAAVFFTMAAVARRTKADMNSLGRFLLVGAVVLMVGVVANMFLQIPAFSLALSAAFVIFSSLMIMWQIRTVIDGGETSHISAALTIFISIYNIFSSLLNILLSLGGED
- the coaD gene encoding pantetheine-phosphate adenylyltransferase; this encodes MTTHVLRRAVYAGSFDPPTNGHLWMIREAQALFDELIVSIGVNPDKKSTYTVAERQAMLEAISSEFPNVRITSFENQFLVNYAHSVGAKFIVRGIRTASDYEYERTIRYINSDLHPNIATVFLMPPREFAEVSSTMVKGMVGPDGWRDMIRRYVPVAVYDKILQDNQST
- a CDS encoding oxidative damage protection protein, which produces MTRMVHCVKLGKEAPGMKFAPLPNALGKRIFENVSQEAWDAWTRHQTMLINENRLSLADPRAREYLAQQMENYFFGDGADQVQGYVPQE
- the menA gene encoding 1,4-dihydroxy-2-naphthoate octaprenyltransferase encodes the protein MSVRNWLAAARLRTLPLAAASVLCGMLTAALQHRGNLTVSALCLLTALSLQILSNLANDYGDACNGADTLARKGPARMVSSGRISPAAMARGVKLTAAVSCLLGIALLCSALPAISAAEPQSWLLWLLLGAASVAAAFAYTAGKKPYGYIGLGDLAVLVFFGWLGVLGTEYLHTGRLNAASWLPATALGLWCAMVLNINNMRDIASDRLAGKTTVAVRLGLPRAKIYHTVLLLVAAAAWALWLPLHFGGGLFLLCAALLAASAIHLYLLKKAQFSAELDKLLPQWSITVLLWILLLWLNAPL